In a genomic window of bacterium:
- the pdxS gene encoding pyridoxal 5'-phosphate synthase lyase subunit PdxS → MLKGTFKVKVGLAEMMKGGVIMDVVNPEQAKIAEDAGACAVMALERVPADIRRDGGVARMSDPEMILGIMDAVSIPVMAKARIGHFVEAQILESLGVDFIDESEVLTPADEANHIYKHDYKVPFVCGATNLGEALRRIGEGAAMIRTKGEAGTGNVVEAVRHIRTIIGHIKKLTVMGTDELMSEAKTMGAPFELLQWVAKNGKLPVPNFSAGGIATPADAALVMQLGAEAVFVGSGIFKSGNPVKRAEAIVKAATHFKDPAILAEVSKSLGAAMVGINVDNLAASELLANRGW, encoded by the coding sequence ATTCTCAAAGGGACATTCAAAGTCAAAGTCGGTTTGGCCGAGATGATGAAGGGCGGCGTCATTATGGACGTGGTCAATCCCGAGCAGGCTAAAATCGCCGAAGATGCGGGCGCATGCGCCGTGATGGCGTTGGAACGCGTTCCGGCAGACATTCGTCGTGATGGCGGCGTGGCGCGTATGAGCGACCCGGAAATGATACTCGGTATTATGGATGCGGTCAGCATTCCCGTCATGGCCAAAGCACGCATCGGCCACTTTGTCGAAGCGCAAATCCTCGAATCGCTGGGTGTGGATTTTATTGACGAAAGTGAAGTGCTTACGCCGGCGGATGAAGCTAACCACATATACAAACATGATTACAAAGTACCTTTCGTTTGCGGTGCGACCAATCTCGGCGAAGCGCTGCGTCGTATCGGCGAAGGGGCGGCGATGATTCGTACCAAAGGCGAAGCGGGTACCGGAAACGTGGTCGAAGCTGTGCGCCATATCCGCACGATCATCGGGCATATCAAAAAACTGACCGTGATGGGCACGGACGAACTGATGAGCGAAGCAAAAACGATGGGTGCACCGTTTGAACTGCTCCAATGGGTTGCAAAAAACGGCAAACTGCCTGTACCCAATTTTTCAGCGGGCGGTATCGCTACGCCTGCCGATGCCGCACTCGTGATGCAACTCGGCGCGGAAGCGGTATTTGTCGGATCGGGCATTTTCAAATCCGGAAACCCGGTCAAACGTGCGGAAGCGATCGTCAAAGCGGCGACGCATTTCAAAGATCCTGCGATATTGGCCGAAGTGTCGAAGTCGCTCGGCGCAGCGATGGTCGGTATCAATGTAGACAATCTTGCTGCCAGTGAATTATTGGCCAATCGGGGATGGTAA
- a CDS encoding MOSC domain-containing protein: protein MADVYAHRAYSQITLTLKKIKMVQISDLRIYPIKSCKGFSVPSVTLDAYGFTDDRRFMIVDTSGRFVTAREVHPLLWIEPSIESGILYMRAPGMELFATPIHLMPHSIVRVTVWEDTCEAWDCGGAPAEWLSQFLGARYRLVRMQPQFLRPVDRKYAVADDHVSFADAYPALVISEASLELLNSKLASPVTMTRFRPNIVVSGCAAHEEDTWQIMRTGAVEFRGVKRCSRCVLTTVDPETTESGAEPLKTLATYRRSAEGKIMFGMNLIPVQKNGKLRIGDTITYTGS, encoded by the coding sequence ATGGCCGATGTTTATGCGCATCGGGCGTATTCACAAATAACATTAACTTTAAAAAAAATAAAAATGGTACAAATCAGCGATCTTCGCATTTATCCGATCAAATCCTGCAAAGGATTTTCCGTCCCGTCAGTTACGTTGGATGCGTACGGATTTACCGATGATCGGCGTTTTATGATCGTGGATACATCCGGTCGTTTTGTGACGGCGCGTGAGGTGCATCCATTGTTATGGATCGAACCCTCGATCGAAAGCGGTATTTTGTATATGCGGGCGCCGGGGATGGAGCTTTTTGCAACACCGATCCATCTTATGCCGCACAGCATCGTCCGCGTCACGGTATGGGAAGATACGTGCGAAGCATGGGATTGCGGCGGCGCACCGGCCGAATGGCTGAGCCAGTTTCTCGGTGCGCGCTACCGGTTAGTTCGTATGCAGCCACAGTTTTTACGACCGGTGGATCGCAAGTATGCCGTTGCCGATGATCACGTGAGTTTTGCCGATGCGTATCCAGCGCTGGTGATTTCGGAAGCCTCGTTAGAATTACTCAATTCCAAACTGGCTTCGCCGGTGACGATGACACGATTTCGCCCAAATATCGTCGTAAGCGGTTGCGCGGCGCATGAAGAAGATACATGGCAAATCATGCGTACCGGTGCAGTAGAGTTTCGCGGCGTCAAACGGTGTTCCCGTTGTGTACTGACGACGGTGGATCCGGAGACAACCGAAAGTGGTGCGGAACCTTTGAAAACACTGGCGACATATCGCCGGAGCGCGGAGGGTAAAATTATGTTCGGGATGAATCTTATTCCGGTGCAAAAAAACGGTAAACTGCGTATCGGCGATACGATCACTTATACGGGATCATAA
- the pdxT gene encoding pyridoxal 5'-phosphate synthase glutaminase subunit PdxT produces the protein MQKKIGVLALQGDFEAHQKMTQSVGADAVQVRKPSELEGLHGLIIPGGESTTLIKLMRAFVMDDAIQAFYDNGGAIFGTCAGSILVAKTIVNSPQFRFGLIDITVERNGYGRQVDSFEKDIKIPVLGEKSVHAVFIRAPRIVAAGPATEILSSVGENILAARSGRVLVCTFHPEITDDARMHHYFVEKVVGTK, from the coding sequence ATGCAAAAAAAAATCGGTGTGCTGGCGTTGCAAGGTGATTTTGAGGCACATCAGAAGATGACACAGTCTGTCGGCGCCGATGCCGTGCAGGTACGCAAACCGTCCGAATTGGAGGGCTTGCACGGGTTGATTATTCCCGGTGGTGAAAGTACCACGTTGATCAAGCTGATGCGCGCATTTGTGATGGATGATGCGATACAGGCATTTTACGACAATGGCGGCGCAATTTTCGGGACCTGCGCGGGTTCGATACTTGTTGCCAAAACCATCGTCAATTCGCCGCAGTTCCGCTTCGGGTTAATTGATATTACCGTCGAGCGTAACGGATACGGACGGCAAGTGGATAGTTTTGAAAAAGACATCAAGATTCCCGTTTTGGGTGAAAAAAGCGTGCATGCCGTGTTTATTCGTGCACCGCGAATCGTCGCGGCAGGCCCCGCGACGGAGATCCTGTCGTCCGTCGGAGAGAACATATTGGCCGCACGTTCCGGGCGTGTACTGGTTTGTACATTTCATCCCGAGATCACCGATGATGCGCGTATGCATCATTATTTCGTGGAAAAAGTCGTCGGTACGAAGTGA
- a CDS encoding DinB family protein, whose translation MKDKIEKLRRVHRVARAGLIKTLDGITEEQLYWQPAAESRSIGDMMRHLIRVDMWFYKRHDITPDVADIKRPTVTQLQTMLQQALGQYEAILDGLESDALLDRRTTAADKVPYKSLGAVMAHIPQHYLYHMSQMIYLRRAQDRTWESPLPEWETATDVIAQYMVGMAGEHE comes from the coding sequence ATGAAAGATAAAATAGAAAAACTTCGCCGGGTGCACCGCGTCGCACGCGCAGGTCTGATCAAAACCTTAGACGGTATCACGGAAGAACAGTTGTACTGGCAACCGGCGGCCGAATCGCGTTCGATCGGAGACATGATGCGTCACCTCATTCGCGTTGACATGTGGTTTTACAAACGCCATGATATCACGCCGGATGTAGCCGACATAAAACGCCCGACAGTCACGCAACTCCAAACTATGTTGCAACAGGCGTTGGGGCAATATGAAGCCATTCTCGACGGATTGGAGTCTGATGCGTTATTGGATCGACGAACCACGGCGGCGGACAAAGTGCCGTACAAATCGTTGGGTGCTGTGATGGCGCATATCCCGCAGCATTATCTTTATCATATGAGCCAAATGATATACCTACGGCGCGCACAGGATCGCACCTGGGAGTCGCCTCTGCCGGAGTGGGAAACGGCAACCGATGTGATCGCGCAGTATATGGTCGGCATGGCCGGTGAACACGAATAA
- a CDS encoding EamA family transporter, producing MSSHKHYWPHIAIAICTLIWGSTWLAIKIGLEDLPPFLFAGIRFVIASVLLIALMFFQRIPFPRDRHSWRVMLFLGFFQMLDYAFVFWGEQYIDSGIGAIIFATMPFFVIILGYLWLAEHEITGVKIFGTVVSFAGVTVVFLRDIHHIGTSWMGDVSIILAALCGAVISVYAKKHADGIHPVVNVTVQMILCAVCLLGTGLLTEDTSRLHWTPQSVASIFYLGVFGSAVAFVVYMWVIKKVSVVEAAIIPVATPLVAVILGWLVRGEALTVRAMIGCVLILIGVYFVNVYRSRSRTAVQTIVEDHN from the coding sequence TTGTCGTCACACAAACACTACTGGCCGCACATCGCGATTGCGATCTGTACTTTGATCTGGGGTTCGACCTGGCTTGCCATCAAAATCGGTCTTGAAGATTTACCGCCGTTTTTATTTGCCGGAATTCGTTTTGTTATCGCGTCGGTATTATTGATTGCTTTGATGTTCTTTCAGCGTATTCCGTTTCCCCGCGACCGGCATTCGTGGCGTGTCATGCTGTTTCTGGGTTTTTTTCAAATGCTGGATTATGCCTTTGTATTCTGGGGTGAACAGTATATTGATTCGGGTATCGGTGCGATTATTTTTGCAACCATGCCGTTTTTTGTCATCATACTCGGATACCTGTGGCTAGCGGAACATGAAATCACAGGAGTCAAAATTTTCGGTACGGTCGTTAGTTTTGCCGGGGTCACGGTTGTTTTTCTGCGTGATATTCACCATATCGGTACGTCGTGGATGGGCGATGTTTCCATCATTTTAGCGGCACTGTGCGGTGCCGTCATCAGCGTATATGCCAAAAAACATGCGGACGGCATTCATCCCGTCGTCAACGTAACGGTACAAATGATTCTCTGCGCCGTTTGTCTTTTAGGCACTGGGTTACTTACCGAAGATACGTCGCGTTTGCACTGGACACCGCAATCCGTCGCGAGCATTTTTTACCTCGGCGTATTCGGCTCGGCGGTCGCCTTTGTTGTGTATATGTGGGTGATCAAAAAAGTTTCCGTCGTGGAAGCGGCGATCATACCTGTCGCCACACCCTTAGTCGCCGTGATACTCGGCTGGCTTGTCCGCGGGGAAGCGTTGACTGTACGTGCGATGATCGGCTGCGTACTGATACTGATCGGTGTGTATTTTGTTAATGTGTATCGTTCGCGGTCACGTACAGCCGTTCAAACGATAGTTGAGGATCACAATTGA
- a CDS encoding ACT domain-containing protein produces the protein MKTKLRIQNGPAGLSVVRLASDAPWPPWLQSKDGFFSVTRTDEELSIVCKQILVPPDARAEHGWRAFKIVGPIPFEMTGVLASVIAPLGEAGISIFAVSTFDTDYILVKEENWSPARAVLDDVVEWI, from the coding sequence ATGAAAACCAAACTCCGAATACAAAACGGACCGGCCGGATTGTCGGTTGTTCGTTTAGCATCGGATGCGCCGTGGCCGCCCTGGCTCCAATCGAAAGATGGTTTTTTTTCGGTTACGCGAACAGATGAGGAATTGAGTATCGTGTGTAAACAAATCCTTGTCCCGCCGGATGCCCGAGCTGAACACGGTTGGCGTGCTTTTAAAATCGTGGGACCGATACCTTTTGAAATGACGGGCGTATTGGCTTCGGTGATCGCACCGCTTGGTGAAGCCGGGATCAGTATTTTTGCCGTCTCGACGTTCGATACGGATTATATTTTAGTCAAAGAAGAAAATTGGAGCCCTGCACGTGCAGTGCTCGACGACGTGGTAGAATGGATATAA
- a CDS encoding PhzF family phenazine biosynthesis protein encodes MKITMYQVDAFTRKVFSGNPAAVCPMQVWPEDEIMRGIAAENNLSETAFFIPQGDDFALRWFTPEVEIDLCGHATLATAHVLFEHLHFERSEIHFHTQSGKLTIRRLPDGKLLMDFPARKPLPCTVPRALVEGLGANPDVILKARDYFCVFDSEATVRALSPDFTMLKSLGEKVIVTARGDTTDFVSRFFAPSVGINEDPVTGSAHCSLIPYWAERLGKDELYALQVSKRGGEIFCKLRGDRVDIGGYAADYLQGTIQW; translated from the coding sequence ATGAAAATCACAATGTATCAGGTGGATGCGTTTACGCGTAAAGTTTTTTCCGGCAATCCGGCAGCGGTTTGCCCGATGCAAGTCTGGCCGGAAGATGAAATAATGAGGGGTATTGCCGCTGAAAACAATCTTTCGGAAACGGCGTTTTTTATTCCGCAAGGTGACGATTTTGCATTGCGGTGGTTTACCCCGGAAGTGGAAATTGATCTTTGCGGTCATGCCACACTGGCGACGGCCCATGTGCTTTTTGAACACCTGCACTTTGAACGATCGGAAATACATTTTCACACGCAAAGCGGAAAATTGACCATACGTCGTTTACCTGACGGAAAGTTGCTTATGGATTTTCCCGCACGCAAACCCTTACCCTGCACGGTGCCGCGGGCATTAGTTGAAGGTCTTGGCGCCAATCCGGACGTAATTCTTAAAGCACGCGATTACTTTTGCGTATTTGACTCCGAAGCGACGGTGCGTGCATTGTCGCCGGATTTCACAATGCTAAAATCATTAGGCGAAAAAGTTATCGTCACGGCGCGGGGCGATACGACGGATTTTGTGTCACGATTTTTCGCACCGAGCGTCGGTATCAATGAAGACCCTGTCACCGGTTCGGCGCATTGTTCGCTGATCCCGTACTGGGCGGAGCGGCTGGGAAAAGATGAATTGTATGCACTTCAGGTTTCAAAACGCGGCGGTGAAATTTTTTGTAAATTGCGCGGTGATCGGGTTGATATCGGTGGTTATGCGGCCGATTATCTGCAAGGTACGATCCAATGGTGA
- a CDS encoding MOSC domain-containing protein, producing MQGIIKQINISSGGIPKKQIASAYVSNERVQGDDWNNKKVHGGPRQVVLMIANETYQSLVQLGYPVFPGALGENFTTEGLPYAPIRFGDTFSVGEKLILRITKLRVPCNTIKVYGADIGTHLYDALARDGNPESPHWGAGGFYAEVLHEGTVQAGDVITIKND from the coding sequence ATGCAAGGTATCATCAAACAGATCAATATTTCGTCCGGCGGCATCCCGAAAAAACAGATCGCTTCCGCGTATGTCAGTAATGAGCGCGTACAAGGTGATGACTGGAACAACAAAAAAGTTCACGGCGGGCCGCGCCAAGTCGTTCTGATGATTGCGAACGAAACGTATCAATCGTTGGTCCAACTCGGTTACCCTGTTTTCCCCGGCGCCTTGGGAGAAAATTTTACGACGGAGGGGTTACCGTACGCGCCGATTCGTTTTGGCGATACGTTTTCAGTCGGAGAGAAACTTATACTACGCATCACCAAGCTGCGGGTCCCGTGCAATACGATCAAAGTGTATGGAGCGGATATCGGGACGCATTTGTACGACGCTTTGGCCCGGGACGGTAATCCGGAGTCGCCGCATTGGGGAGCGGGCGGATTTTATGCCGAGGTTTTACACGAAGGTACGGTACAAGCCGGCGATGTGATTACAATAAAAAACGATTAA
- a CDS encoding class I SAM-dependent methyltransferase gives MDIIFKDHFSGHAEAYATFRPHYPEPFYAWLISLTARQENAWDCGTGNGQAAIRLAESFDTVTATDASAQQIRQAQPHPKVHYFVEPAEQSHLETGSVDIITAAASIHWFDMHAFYGEVKRVARPDALLAVWAYDRVKISNEIDILVDRLYYDIAGPFWPKERRWVEEQYKTIPFPFEEISAPSFAINHTLTVDDLIGYLRTWSSVQGYLKVHGKDPVDWITGELHNLWGSEKRPVEWPMFMRIGRIHK, from the coding sequence ATGGATATAATATTTAAAGATCATTTTTCCGGTCATGCGGAAGCCTATGCGACGTTTCGCCCGCATTATCCGGAACCCTTTTATGCGTGGCTGATAAGTCTTACGGCGCGGCAAGAAAACGCGTGGGATTGCGGCACCGGTAATGGGCAGGCGGCAATCCGGTTAGCAGAATCTTTTGATACTGTTACGGCGACCGATGCCAGCGCACAGCAGATTCGCCAAGCGCAACCGCATCCGAAAGTTCATTATTTTGTAGAACCCGCAGAACAAAGTCATTTAGAAACAGGTAGTGTGGATATCATCACAGCGGCCGCATCCATTCATTGGTTTGACATGCATGCGTTTTACGGCGAAGTCAAACGTGTAGCTCGGCCGGACGCTCTTCTCGCAGTATGGGCGTATGATCGTGTAAAGATTTCTAACGAAATAGATATCCTCGTAGATCGTTTGTATTACGATATAGCCGGGCCATTTTGGCCCAAAGAACGACGCTGGGTTGAGGAGCAATATAAAACGATACCGTTTCCATTTGAGGAAATTTCAGCGCCTTCCTTTGCTATCAATCATACTCTGACAGTAGATGATTTGATCGGCTACTTGCGTACATGGTCCAGCGTGCAAGGTTATTTAAAAGTACACGGCAAAGATCCGGTTGATTGGATAACCGGTGAACTGCACAATCTTTGGGGTTCGGAGAAACGCCCGGTCGAATGGCCGATGTTTATGCGCATCGGGCGTATTCACAAATAA
- a CDS encoding PLP-dependent aminotransferase family protein yields the protein MVFELNKESDVPLYTQIERRITELIRVGILKADEKLPATRDLALQLHVHRNTVVQAYQELEVKGFVYSEVGRGTFVSKHAHVAAKGVVAAQNKSGNFSFDGLYAEHWINPEDPSMQAIDTIVRTCSKPQDMIAFSSVVPDKHLFPLVDFQNCSYRAIQKYGVDLLEMGDTQGFRPFVEYLPKFLVRRGLTVQSSDITMVSGIQQGIDLIARILINPGDTVITEEVTYHGARRIFKSLGANIIGIPMDDQGMRMDILETILERQKVKLIYTIPTFQNPTGRTMPLERRKHLLELAYHYEIPIVEDQYANELRMEGEEIVPIAALDDEGIVIALGSFSKILFHGIRLGWVITSNRAFQNKLNYAKRLTDWQNNYLIQGAILEFCEAGHFDRYLKRKMKVVKERRDAMITASRQYFPEEVHFHVPAGGLFEWADLPEGMDEYDVLMEARQRRVLFTPKRFFSVRPDAGGGMRLGFVSQTTEHIHEGIAILGDIIKKKMGSAPWVESDSALASVM from the coding sequence ATGGTGTTTGAACTCAACAAAGAAAGCGATGTTCCGCTCTATACGCAGATTGAACGGCGTATAACGGAATTGATCCGCGTCGGGATTCTCAAGGCCGACGAAAAATTACCCGCTACGCGTGATCTGGCTTTACAGTTGCATGTGCACCGCAATACGGTCGTCCAGGCGTATCAGGAACTTGAGGTTAAAGGTTTTGTGTACTCCGAAGTAGGCCGCGGTACTTTTGTCAGTAAACATGCCCACGTTGCTGCCAAAGGAGTGGTCGCCGCCCAAAACAAATCCGGTAATTTTTCATTCGACGGTTTGTATGCGGAGCACTGGATCAATCCCGAAGACCCTTCGATGCAGGCGATTGATACGATCGTGCGCACATGCAGCAAACCGCAGGACATGATTGCATTTTCTTCGGTTGTGCCGGATAAACATCTTTTCCCGCTCGTTGATTTTCAAAATTGTTCCTATCGGGCGATTCAAAAATACGGAGTGGATCTGCTGGAGATGGGTGATACGCAGGGGTTTCGGCCGTTCGTCGAATATTTGCCGAAGTTTCTAGTACGACGCGGTCTTACCGTACAGAGTTCGGATATCACGATGGTCAGCGGCATTCAGCAAGGCATAGATCTGATCGCACGGATTCTGATCAATCCCGGCGATACGGTGATCACGGAAGAAGTAACCTATCACGGTGCGCGGCGCATATTCAAATCGCTCGGCGCTAATATCATCGGCATTCCCATGGACGATCAGGGCATGCGCATGGATATTCTTGAAACGATACTGGAGCGGCAAAAAGTAAAGTTGATATATACGATACCGACATTCCAAAATCCAACGGGCCGAACGATGCCTCTGGAACGACGTAAACATCTATTGGAACTGGCGTACCATTACGAAATACCGATCGTCGAAGATCAATACGCCAACGAACTGCGCATGGAGGGCGAGGAGATCGTGCCGATTGCGGCATTAGATGACGAAGGTATTGTCATCGCGCTTGGCAGTTTTTCAAAAATATTATTTCACGGCATTCGCCTGGGTTGGGTGATTACTTCCAATCGCGCGTTTCAAAATAAACTGAATTACGCCAAACGCCTCACGGACTGGCAAAACAATTATTTGATTCAGGGCGCAATATTGGAGTTTTGTGAAGCCGGCCATTTCGATCGCTATCTGAAAAGAAAAATGAAAGTTGTCAAAGAGCGGCGCGATGCGATGATCACCGCGTCCCGTCAGTACTTTCCGGAGGAAGTGCATTTCCATGTTCCTGCCGGCGGTCTTTTTGAGTGGGCGGATCTGCCGGAAGGTATGGATGAGTATGATGTGCTGATGGAAGCCCGTCAGCGGCGTGTTCTTTTTACGCCCAAGCGTTTTTTTTCCGTGCGCCCGGATGCCGGCGGCGGTATGCGTTTGGGTTTTGTTTCGCAAACGACGGAGCATATTCATGAAGGTATCGCGATACTCGGAGATATTATTAAGAAAAAAATGGGCAGTGCGCCGTGGGTCGAGTCCGACTCCGCACTGGCTTCGGTGATGTAA
- a CDS encoding EamA family transporter: MKSFYFPMMLTVASNVIYHIAQKSIPSHLNPIIPTIIAYAVALTTSLCLYPFFSDTHLTQAGWRDVNWATLAVGIAIVGIEIGFLLAYRAGWNISLGAVTSNVTVTLLLLPIGILFFNEHLSWEKITGIVLCMGGLWLIFKPS; this comes from the coding sequence ATGAAATCTTTTTATTTTCCGATGATGTTGACGGTGGCATCCAACGTGATCTACCATATCGCACAAAAATCCATACCGTCGCATCTCAATCCGATCATTCCGACGATCATCGCTTATGCGGTAGCGTTGACGACCTCGTTATGTTTGTATCCGTTTTTTAGCGATACCCATCTAACGCAAGCAGGTTGGCGGGATGTCAACTGGGCCACGTTGGCTGTCGGTATTGCGATCGTCGGCATAGAAATTGGCTTTTTACTGGCTTACCGTGCCGGGTGGAATATCAGTCTTGGCGCCGTGACATCCAATGTGACCGTGACACTTTTGCTTTTGCCCATAGGCATTCTGTTTTTCAATGAACATTTATCATGGGAAAAAATAACCGGTATTGTTTTATGTATGGGCGGCTTGTGGTTGATTTTCAAACCATCTTAA
- a CDS encoding DinB family protein gives MNKNRVDQLQTQWAYDRWADARTYASIRALGMGRARSVQLFSHLVEAKRLWFLRITGEYKHVKGVWNDWSLEECESQLQTVERQWIDFMTSQTDDALENTITYTNTQGQSFSNTINEIITHVLYHSTYHRGQIAMEVRKAGGTPAQTDYITFCRE, from the coding sequence ATGAACAAAAACAGAGTTGATCAACTGCAAACACAATGGGCGTATGATCGTTGGGCGGACGCACGTACTTATGCATCTATTCGCGCTTTGGGTATGGGACGTGCGCGTAGCGTACAACTCTTTTCACATTTAGTAGAAGCCAAACGTTTATGGTTTCTTCGTATCACGGGCGAATATAAACACGTGAAGGGAGTTTGGAATGATTGGTCTCTGGAAGAATGTGAGTCGCAACTTCAAACCGTGGAACGCCAATGGATTGATTTTATGACATCGCAAACAGACGATGCGCTGGAAAACACGATCACATATACCAACACGCAAGGTCAATCGTTTTCCAATACGATTAATGAAATAATAACGCATGTTTTGTATCACTCGACCTATCATCGCGGGCAGATCGCGATGGAAGTGCGTAAGGCCGGAGGAACGCCGGCACAAACCGATTACATCACATTTTGCAGAGAATAA
- a CDS encoding VOC family protein, whose protein sequence is MRIHFITLGVSDMQRAANFYSDVLGFKILKKTPVITLFDNGGMVLGIYPIQQLNALTGASFETVSPSSTGILLSHNVQNENDVDAWVNKLKNEKVKILKEAQPAVWGGRHAFFSDPDGYSWEICWNPKLIPDEFEHLPLVN, encoded by the coding sequence ATGCGAATCCATTTTATAACACTCGGTGTGTCGGATATGCAACGTGCGGCGAATTTTTATTCGGATGTATTGGGATTCAAAATATTGAAAAAAACACCGGTGATTACACTTTTTGACAATGGCGGTATGGTACTGGGGATATATCCCATTCAACAGCTGAACGCCTTAACCGGCGCGTCGTTTGAAACGGTATCGCCTTCGTCTACGGGAATCCTTTTATCGCATAATGTTCAAAATGAAAACGATGTTGATGCGTGGGTCAATAAACTAAAAAACGAAAAGGTAAAAATACTCAAAGAAGCACAACCTGCCGTATGGGGCGGGCGCCATGCTTTTTTTTCCGATCCGGATGGGTATAGCTGGGAAATTTGTTGGAATCCGAAATTAATTCCCGATGAATTCGAACATCTTCCGTTGGTAAACTGA
- a CDS encoding aminotransferase class I/II-fold pyridoxal phosphate-dependent enzyme, giving the protein MQKKLSDDSLCIHAGTKRSGEFPGVNTPIYTSTAFEYKTAGPMVYPRYYNTPNQQAVIEKIAALEKAEAGVLFSSGMAAISTTMLTLARKGDHILLQYDIYGGTYHFAATQLEPLGIEYSFVRSLDPAEYEKAIRPNTKLIYIETPNNPLLKIIDIEVIAAIGKKHGVTTMIDNTFASSVNQNPIALGIDIVMHSGTKYLGGHSDICCGVIVTREALADAIRKKANMFGGSLNAETCYLLERSIKTLSVRVDRHNHNAMTLAEALQNEKRIKRVYYPGLASHDGHAVAKRQMRGFGGMLSFDIDTAVISPDQFLEQLRLIKPALSLGGVESTLCMPSKTSHLRLSAEEKKQAGITDALMRLSVGIENATDILDDIREALRS; this is encoded by the coding sequence ATGCAGAAAAAATTATCGGATGACTCCTTGTGTATCCATGCCGGTACCAAACGCAGCGGTGAATTTCCCGGTGTCAATACACCGATTTATACTTCTACGGCGTTTGAATACAAAACCGCCGGGCCGATGGTGTATCCGCGGTATTACAATACACCGAACCAACAGGCGGTCATTGAAAAAATTGCCGCATTGGAAAAAGCCGAAGCCGGTGTATTGTTTAGCTCCGGTATGGCGGCGATCAGCACGACGATGCTCACATTAGCCCGCAAAGGCGATCATATTTTACTGCAATACGATATTTACGGCGGTACGTACCATTTCGCAGCGACACAACTGGAACCGCTCGGTATTGAATATTCGTTTGTCCGATCGCTGGATCCTGCAGAGTATGAAAAGGCAATTCGGCCCAACACCAAATTGATCTACATCGAAACGCCTAACAATCCGTTGCTCAAAATCATAGATATAGAGGTGATCGCGGCCATCGGTAAAAAGCACGGCGTCACGACGATGATTGACAATACGTTTGCGTCGTCCGTCAATCAGAATCCTATCGCACTCGGAATAGACATCGTAATGCACAGCGGTACCAAGTATCTCGGCGGGCATAGCGATATTTGTTGCGGTGTGATCGTTACCCGCGAAGCGTTAGCGGATGCGATTCGAAAAAAAGCCAACATGTTCGGCGGTAGCCTCAATGCCGAAACGTGTTATCTGCTGGAGCGCAGTATCAAAACGCTTTCGGTTCGGGTTGACCGTCATAATCATAATGCGATGACGCTGGCTGAAGCATTGCAAAATGAGAAACGTATCAAACGCGTTTATTATCCCGGGCTGGCATCGCACGACGGTCATGCCGTTGCGAAGCGTCAGATGCGAGGTTTTGGCGGGATGTTATCCTTTGATATTGATACCGCGGTTATTTCACCGGATCAATTTTTAGAACAACTGAGATTGATCAAGCCGGCGCTGAGTCTTGGCGGTGTAGAATCCACACTGTGTATGCCTTCTAAAACTTCACATCTGCGCCTTTCGGCCGAGGAAAAAAAACAAGCGGGTATTACGGATGCGCTGATGCGATTGTCCGTCGGTATCGAAAACGCCACGGATATACTTGATGATATTCGAGAGGCGTTGCGTTCATGA